In the Sarcophilus harrisii chromosome 1, mSarHar1.11, whole genome shotgun sequence genome, one interval contains:
- the DOHH gene encoding deoxyhypusine hydroxylase produces MVTEKEVEAIGQTLVDPKQPLQARFRALFTLRGLGGPGAISWISQAFGDESALLKHELAYCLGQMQDVRAIPVLVEVLKDTSQEPMVRHEAGEALGAIGNPEVLELLKEYSKDPVIEVAETCQLAVRRLEWLQQNGGEPTGNPYLSVDPAPPAEEKDVGRLRAVLLDESRPLFDRYRAMFALRNAGGKEAALALADGLGCGSALFRHEVGYVLGQLQHEACIPQLTAALASRAENPMVRHECAEALGSIARPDCLAALRAHAADTERVVRESCEVALDMYAYENGPEFQYANSLSQLRQPSPVLDGLS; encoded by the exons ATGGTAACAGAGAAGGAGGTAGAGGCCATTGGGCAGACCCTCGTGGATCCTAAGCAGCCTCTGCAAGCTCGTTTCCGGGCCCTGTTCACCCTTCGGGGGCTGGGTGGGCCTGGGGCCATCTCGTGGATCAGCCAAGCCTTCGGGGATGAGTCAGCCCTGCTGAAGCATGAGTTGGCCTACTGCCTGGGCCAAATGCAGGATGTCAGAGCCATCCCTGTCTTAGTAGAGGTTCTGAAGGATACAAGCCAGGAGCCCATGGTCCGGCATGAGGCAG GAGAGGCTCTGGGAGCCATTGGCAACCCAGAAGTGTTGGAACTCCTGAAGGAATACTCCAAGGATCCTGTCATTGAG GTGGCAGAGACCTGCCAGTTGGCAGTGCGACGGCTAGAGTGGCTCCAGCAGAATGGAGGGGAGCCCACGGGAAACCCCTATTTGTCTGTGGACCCAGCCCCACCAGCCGAGGAGAAGGATGTGGGGCGACTTCGGGCCGTGCTGCTGGATGAATCGCGTCCCCTTTTCGACCGCTATCGGGCTATGTTTGCTCTGCGAAATGCTGGGGGCAAGGAGGCCGCGCTGGCTCTTGCAGACG GTCTGGGCTGTGGCAGTGCTCTGTTCCGCCATGAAGTGGGCTACGTCCTGGGCCAGCTGCAGCACGAGGCCTGCATCCCCCAGCTTACAGCCGCCCTGGCCAGCCGGGCCGAAAACCCCATGGTACGGCACGAGTGTGCCGAAGCCCTGGGCTCCATTGCCCGCCCTGACTGCCTGGCAGCACTGCGGGCCCACGCGGCTGACACAGAGCGCGTGGTGCGGGAGAGCTGCGAGGTGGCCCTGGACATGTACGCCTATGAGAATGGGCCCGAGTTTCAGTACGCCAACAGCCTGAGCCAGCTGCGCCAGCCCTCGCCTGTGCTGGATGGGCTCTCCTGA
- the SMIM24 gene encoding small integral membrane protein 24, which translates to MSLQETLLVFSVLLLSSADAQKVIERRLQPWLMGLTAVVGFLFIVFILLLANRLWCSKERNDEEEEFEEIQSTRRFYEDIQLRTSSESSKEDKGRVNEALEPDEVATVSKDAEKYTSM; encoded by the exons ATGTCGCTCCAGGAGACCCTCCTTGTGTTCTCTGTGCTGTTGCTGTCATCAGCGGATGCCCAAAAAG tGATTGAGAGGAGGCTGCAGCCCTGGCTGATGGGCCTGACAGCTGTTGTGGGCTTCCTCTTCATTGTCTTCATCCTCCTGCTGGCCAACCGGCTTTGGTGTTCCAAGGAGAG GAACGATGAGGAGGAGGAGTTTGAAGAAATCCAATCAACTCGGAGATTCTATGAAGACATTCAGTTGAG GACATCATCTGAATCATCAAAGGAAGATAAAGGCCGCGTCAATGAAGCCTTGGAACCAGATGAAGTGGCAACTGTCAGCAAAGATGCTGAGAAATATACTTCCATGTGA